The genome window CCTCCCTCGGGGAGTTCGTCCCGCGCTTCCTGACGTACAGCGAGAACAACAACAAGCATTCCAGCGTCGTCACCAAGCGGCAGATCCTGGATGATCACCTGATCCCCGCGTTCGGCAACATGCCCCTTGATGCCATCGGTCCAGCGGAGATCGAAGATTTCAAGGCGGCCATGCGGAAGAAGCCCTCGGGGGCGCGCGCACGGAAGGAAGCTCCCACGCGGGCGGCCCTCCTCAAGCGCAAGGGCTCCGGTGGGGTGAAGCTGCTCTCACTCAAGTCGATCAACAATGTTCTGACGGTCCTGCACAAGTTGCTAGCACTGGCTCAAGAACAGGGCGTGCTCCAACACGTCCCGCGCGTCAAGCTGTTCAAGACGGACAAGCCCGCCTTTGACTTCCTCTCCTTCGAGGAAGCCGAGCGCATGATCAACGCCGCTGAGCCGGAGTGGCGGACGTTGATCCTCGTGGCGCTCAAGACGGGGCTGCGGCTTGGAGAGTTGATCGGGCTCCAGTGGGCAGACCTGGACTTGCAGCGCGGCAAACTCAACGTGCGCCGAACGATCTGGCGCGGCGTGGTGGGACTCCCCAAGGGAGGGCGGGAAAGGACCGTGGACCTGCCCACGTCGGCGGTGGAAGCGCTCAAGGCACACCGCCACCTGTGCGGCCCTTACGTGTTCTGCCAGCCGGACGGTCGCCCGCTCACCGCTGGGATGACCAAGCACCCGCTCTTGCGAGCGCTGCGTAGGGCAGGAGTCAGCCGCCCGGAGGGTTCCATCGGCTGGCACGACCTGCG of Stigmatella aurantiaca contains these proteins:
- a CDS encoding tyrosine-type recombinase/integrase, encoding MSVRLRQWKTQEGKVQEAWWVDVKYQHPSGRVERIRKASPLNTRRGAEEYERQIRHALLTGTFGKENGAGRVPSLGEFVPRFLTYSENNNKHSSVVTKRQILDDHLIPAFGNMPLDAIGPAEIEDFKAAMRKKPSGARARKEAPTRAALLKRKGSGGVKLLSLKSINNVLTVLHKLLALAQEQGVLQHVPRVKLFKTDKPAFDFLSFEEAERMINAAEPEWRTLILVALKTGLRLGELIGLQWADLDLQRGKLNVRRTIWRGVVGLPKGGRERTVDLPTSAVEALKAHRHLCGPYVFCQPDGRPLTAGMTKHPLLRALRRAGVSRPEGSIGWHDLRHTYGSHLAMRGIALKVIQELMGHATIEMTMRYAHLSPEARESAVQELDRPIPHPRAALG